AAAATATCAATTAGCTTTCAACGATAGTAAAATTATTAAAAAACAGGTTGCCAATTAAACAAAAAAACAACCTCAAATGAGGTTGCTTTTTTATAATAATAGTTTCATAACGCTATTTAAAATATAGCTAAGAAAAGATTAAAGTTTAATTTTTTCTTTGGTATTGTTTAATAAAACAGGTTTACCAAAACCTAATTCATTTAAACGATCTAATTGTGTTTCAGCGTCACCAACAAATAACCAGATCATTTTATTAGGATTCACATATTTCTTTGCTAATTCTTGTACTTTTTCAATTGTCATTTCATTTACAATTTTCTCTCTGTCTTTAACGTAGTCAGCATTTAAATTGTAAGTACTAATGTTTTCTAACATGTTTAATTTAGCGCCCATAGTTTCAAATCGTCTCGCATTACTTTTAATTAAAAAACCTTTGGTAGTTGCTAAGTCTTTTTCAGCGTAATTAATAGGGTAATTTGTAATGATGTCTTTTACTAATTGAGCAGATTCTAACGTAACATTGGTTCTAACTCTACTAGAAATAGTAAAAGTACCTTTCGCTTTTGTACCGGTAAAACGAGAGCCAATACCATACGTATATCCTTTTCCTTCTCTTAACTCTTGCGTTAATTGAGAAGCAAAACCACCACCACCAAGAATGTAATTCATTACCGTTGCCGAATAAAAATCTTTATCTGTTGCAGCTAAAGCAGGAGCACCAAAACTAATTACAGTTTGTTTTGATTTAGGTACATCGTAAAAATAAACTGTTGGTTTTGTAGGAGCTTCTGGAGTTTTAAAAACTGGAATTGTTACTTCTTTAGCAGTCCATTTAGTTGTTAAGTTCGTTAAAGAAGTTAACGCTTTTTCTTTAGCAACATCACCAACAATATGCATTTTTGCAACTGATGGAGATATGTAATTAGAATAGTATGTTTTTAAATCGTCTAAAGATATTTTTTCTACAGATGCAATGGTACCTAAGGTGTTTTTAGATCTGATATTATCTTTACCGTAAATCAATTCATTATATACATTTCTTGTTACCGTTGTAGGGCTTGCTTCTTGCTGACGTAAATTACCAACTACCGATTTTTTTATTAATTCAAATTCAGTAGCATCCCAACGTGGTTCTAATAATATTTCTTCAACTAAAGCGATGGTTTTATCGTAGTTTTTAGCTAAAGTAGTACCGCTTATTGTAATGTTCTCTTTAGATGCATACACGCTAATTGATGCCCCTAATTCTTGAATAGCCTCTTCTAATTGAGCAACTGTTTTATTTTTAGTTCCTCTATTCATTAAACGAGCAGTTAGGTTTGCTGCACCTAATTTATCCATTTTTTCTAATAGTTGACCACCATCCATAACCAAGTTGAAACGTACTAAAGGAACTTCACTGTTTTCGATACCGAAAACTTTAATTCCGTTCGCTAATTCGTTATTCCAAATAGTAGGTACATTTAAAGCAGGAGATTTACCATAAACAGGTTCGGTTGCTCTTTCTATTTTAGATGGAGTTTTAGTGTATTCAGCAGCAGTTTTAGAATCGAATTTTTCTTCAGCTCCAATAACAATTTTCTCTTCTTTTATAATTGCTTCTTTAGACCCTTCTAAAGCTAATTTTACCATTCCTTTAGGAACAAAACTAGTAGCGATAAAGTTTTTACCTTTAATGTAGGTGTTGTAAGCACGCATTACATCTTCTTTGGTAACATTTAAAGTTAAGTCAATTTCTTTATTGATAAACCCAGGGTCTCCCGCATACGTATTGTAAGAAGCTAAATTTGTTCCTTTACCAAGTACGCTAGATAAACTGTTGTAAAAATTAGTTTCTAGTCCAGCTTTAATTCTGTTTAAATCTTTATCAGAAATACCCTCTTTTTCGAATTTGTTAAAAGCAGTAGTAATACCGTCGCTAACTTTATTTAAATCAACATTATTAAATCCACGAATACCTAATTGAATTTGACCAGCTAGCTCAGAAGACCAGTTCCACATACTAGTAGATGAAGTAAGTTTTAAATCATCAACCAAAACAGTATTTAAGGGCGCTTTTTTTCCTTGAGATAAATATTCGGTTAAGATATCTAAAGCGTATGAGTCTTTATGGTATAATGCTACAGTTGGCCACGCAAATGTTAACATTGGTAATCTTGCAAAGTTATCTTCAAAATATAAAGACTTCGATTCATCAACTTTACCTGGTTTTTTAACTAAAGGCGTAATTTCTTCTCCTCTAGGAATTTCATTAAAGTATTTACGAACCCATTCTTTTGCTTTTGCAGGATCAAAATCTCCTGATAAAACTAAAGTTGCATTGTTAGGAACATACCATTTTTTAAAGAATGCTTTTACATCGCTTAAAGTTGCGTTTTGTAAATGTTCTAAAGAACCTATTACTTGCCAATTATATGGATGATCTTTTGGGTATAAGTTACGATCGATAATTTGTTGATTAAATCCGTACGGACGATTGTCAACACTTTGTCTTTTTTCGTTTTTTACTACTTGTTTCTCTTTTGCTAAAACAGGATCGGTTACTGTATTGATAAACCAACCTAATTTATCAGCTTCTGCCCAAATCATTTTTTCTAAAGCATCATTTGGTACAGTTTGTAAATAGTTTGTTCTATCTCTAGAAGTAGATCCGTTTGCACCAGAACCACCAATTCTTGCACTCATTTTGTCTAATCCACCTTTTCCAAGGTTTTCAGATTCTAAAAATAATAAATGTTCAAATAAATGAGCGAAACCAGTTCTTCCTTCAATTTCTCTTGCTGAACCTACGTGAACCATAAGTTCTACGGCTACAACAGGATCTGACTTGTCGGTATGTAAAACGACTTGAAGACCGTTTTCTAATTCAAATTTTTCAAAAGGAACATTAAGAGCAGTGGTTTTCTCCTTTTTTTCTGTGCTACAAGCAATAAAGAGTATTGCGGTTGTAAATAGTAGAATTTTTTTTATCATTATTTTGTTATTTATATGCGTTTTTGAAGACGATAAATATACATAATATTGATTTTTAATATTGTTAAAGAAATGCTAGCGTTTTTTGTAAAGAAAAACCCCATCAAAATTTGATGAGGTTTTTTAAAAATATGTTACTTAATTCTTATCCTAAGAAAGAATATTTATAATCAGTTGGTGTTACAAATGTCTCTTTAATTAAACGAGCAGATGTCCAACGTAATAAGTTCTGAGGAGAACCAGCTTTATCATTTGTTCCAGAAGCTCTTGCTCCTCCAAATGGTTGCTGACCTACAACTGCACCAGTTGGCTTGTCGTTAATATAAAAGTTACCAGCAGCGTTTTCTAACGCTTTAGAAGCTTTTTCAACAATGTATCTGTCTGTAGAGAAAATTGCACCTGTTAATGCATATTGAGTAGATTCATCTACTAATTTTAATGACGCTTCCCATTCCGCATCTTCGTAAACGAAAATAGTCATAACAGGTCCGAATAATTCAGTAGTCATTGTTGCATATGTTGGCGACTTCGCTACAATTACAGTAGGCTCAATAAAGTATCCCTTAGTTTTATCATGACCACCACCAATAATTACATCAGCGTTTGCGTCAGCTTTAGCAGCATCTAAGAAACTAGCAATTTTATCGAAAGAACCTTCATGAATAACTGCATTTACGTAGTTAGAAGGGTCTTCTGGAGATCCCATTTTTAATTCAGAAGCTTGCGCAATTAAATGACCTTTAACTTCTTTCCACATTGAAGCAGGGATGTAAGCACGTGAAGCTGCAGAACATTTTTGACCTTGGTACTCGAAAGAACCTCTAGTAATTCCTGTAGCAACTTGTAAAGGATTTGCTGAGTTATGTGCCCAGATAAAATCTTTACCACCTGTTTCTCCAACAATTCTTGGGTATGTTTTATAAATGTCAATATTGTTACCAATTTGTTTCCATAAATGTTTAAAAACATGTGTAGAACCTGTAAAGTGTAATCCAGAGAAATCTGGAGAAGCTAATACAGTATCAGTAATCATTACAGGATCACCATA
This genomic stretch from Tenacibaculum sp. Bg11-29 harbors:
- a CDS encoding pitrilysin family protein, producing the protein MIKKILLFTTAILFIACSTEKKEKTTALNVPFEKFELENGLQVVLHTDKSDPVVAVELMVHVGSAREIEGRTGFAHLFEHLLFLESENLGKGGLDKMSARIGGSGANGSTSRDRTNYLQTVPNDALEKMIWAEADKLGWFINTVTDPVLAKEKQVVKNEKRQSVDNRPYGFNQQIIDRNLYPKDHPYNWQVIGSLEHLQNATLSDVKAFFKKWYVPNNATLVLSGDFDPAKAKEWVRKYFNEIPRGEEITPLVKKPGKVDESKSLYFEDNFARLPMLTFAWPTVALYHKDSYALDILTEYLSQGKKAPLNTVLVDDLKLTSSTSMWNWSSELAGQIQLGIRGFNNVDLNKVSDGITTAFNKFEKEGISDKDLNRIKAGLETNFYNSLSSVLGKGTNLASYNTYAGDPGFINKEIDLTLNVTKEDVMRAYNTYIKGKNFIATSFVPKGMVKLALEGSKEAIIKEEKIVIGAEEKFDSKTAAEYTKTPSKIERATEPVYGKSPALNVPTIWNNELANGIKVFGIENSEVPLVRFNLVMDGGQLLEKMDKLGAANLTARLMNRGTKNKTVAQLEEAIQELGASISVYASKENITISGTTLAKNYDKTIALVEEILLEPRWDATEFELIKKSVVGNLRQQEASPTTVTRNVYNELIYGKDNIRSKNTLGTIASVEKISLDDLKTYYSNYISPSVAKMHIVGDVAKEKALTSLTNLTTKWTAKEVTIPVFKTPEAPTKPTVYFYDVPKSKQTVISFGAPALAATDKDFYSATVMNYILGGGGFASQLTQELREGKGYTYGIGSRFTGTKAKGTFTISSRVRTNVTLESAQLVKDIITNYPINYAEKDLATTKGFLIKSNARRFETMGAKLNMLENISTYNLNADYVKDREKIVNEMTIEKVQELAKKYVNPNKMIWLFVGDAETQLDRLNELGFGKPVLLNNTKEKIKL
- the pruA gene encoding L-glutamate gamma-semialdehyde dehydrogenase, with product MGRGFFNVPAAVNEPVKGYAPGSPEREELLAKYKEMFNSNIDVPMHINGEEVRTGNTRNITPPHDHKHVVGQYHIADKSHVDTAISTALAAREAWSSVSWMERASIFLKAAELLAGPYRAKMNAATMIAQSKNVHQAEIDAACEMIDFFRFNVEFMIDIFKEQPDSAPGIWNRVEYRPLEGFVYAITPFNFTSIAANLPAAAALMGNVVVWKPSDHQAYSAQVIVDLFKEAGLPDGVINVVYGDPVMITDTVLASPDFSGLHFTGSTHVFKHLWKQIGNNIDIYKTYPRIVGETGGKDFIWAHNSANPLQVATGITRGSFEYQGQKCSAASRAYIPASMWKEVKGHLIAQASELKMGSPEDPSNYVNAVIHEGSFDKIASFLDAAKADANADVIIGGGHDKTKGYFIEPTVIVAKSPTYATMTTELFGPVMTIFVYEDAEWEASLKLVDESTQYALTGAIFSTDRYIVEKASKALENAAGNFYINDKPTGAVVGQQPFGGARASGTNDKAGSPQNLLRWTSARLIKETFVTPTDYKYSFLG